The following proteins come from a genomic window of Nicotiana tomentosiformis chromosome 12, ASM39032v3, whole genome shotgun sequence:
- the LOC104117390 gene encoding NADP-dependent malic enzyme, chloroplastic, with amino-acid sequence MFSLNGSSFTNNSLSGVSRCLTQSSRRGVSGPMVVVAAVNSNGKPGDRNVSVLVENSMKESAAAPVEKEIKSTVTGGVGDVYGEDSATEDQSITPWTLSVASGYSLLRNPHYNKGLAFSEKERDSHYLRGLLPPVVVNHDLQVKKMMNNLRQYEVPLQRYIAMMDIQEMNERLYYKLLMDNVEELLPIVYTPTVGEACQKYGSIFRRPQGLFISLKEKGKINEVLKNWPERKIQVIVVTDGERILGLGDLGCQGMGIPVGKLSLYTALGGIRPSACLPITIDVGTNNEDLLNDEFYIGLRQRRARGQEYAELFDEFMYAVKQNYGEKVLIQFEDFANHNAFDLLAKYGTSHLVFNDDIQGTASVVLAGLMAALQLVGGTLSEHTFLFLGAGEAGTGIAELIALEMSKQTGIPLEETRKKIWMLDSKGLIVNSRMESLQHFKRPWAHDHEPVKDLVNAVKSIKPTVLIGSSGAGRTFTKEVVQAMATFNEKPIIFALSNPTSQSECTAEEAYTWSEGRAIFASGSPFAPVEYNGKIYASGQANNAYIFPGFGLGLIISGAIRVHDDMLLAASEALAEQVSQENFEKGLIYPPFTNIRKISANIAAKVAAKAYELGLATRLPEPANLVAYAESCMYSPAYRSYR; translated from the exons ATGTTCTCCTTGAATGGAAGCAGTTTTACG AATAATTCGCTATCTGGGGTTTCAAGATGTTTGACtcagtcaagcagaagaggagttTCAGGTCCTATGGTTGTAGTAGCAGCTGTGAACTCAAATGGTAAACCAGGAGACAGAAATGTGAGTGTTTTGGTGGAGAATTCTATGAAGGAAAGTGCTGCAGCTCCGGTAGAGAAGGAGATTAAATCTACTGTGACAGGTGGAGTTGGGGATGTTTATGGTGAGGATAGTGCCACTGAAGATCAGTCCATCACCCCTTGGACCCTTTCTGTTGCTAG TGGTTACTCATTGTTGCGTAATCCGCACTATAACAAAGGGCTTGCTTTCAGTGAGAAAGAGAGAGATTCCCACTACTTGCGCGGTCTTCTTCCTCCGGTCGTTGTTAATCATGACCTTCAG GTCAAGAAAATGATGAACAATCTCCGTCAGTATGAGGTACCACTGCAAAGATACATAGCCATGATGGATATTCAG GAGATGAATGAAAGGCTTTACTACAAGCTTCTTATGGACAACGTTGAGGAGCTGCTTCCTATAGTTTACACTCCAACTGTAGGTGAAGCATGCCAGAAATATGGCAGCATCTTCAGGCGTCCTCAAGGTCTTTTTATCAGCTTGAAAGAAAA AGGCAAAATTAATGAGGTATTAAAAAATTGGCCTGAGAGGAAAATTCAAGTTATTGTTGTTACTGATGGAGAACGAATTCTGGGCCTTGGTGACCTTGGTTGCCAG GGAATGGGGATTCCAGTAGGCAAGCTCTCTTTATACACTGCTCTGGGAGGCATTCGTCCATCAGCT TGCTTGCCCATTACCATTGATGTGGGTACAAACAACGAGGATTTGTTGAACGACGAATTTTACATTGGACTCAGGCAAAGAAGAGCTAGAGGACAG GAATATGCCGAACTTTTTGATGAATTTATGTATGCTGTCAAGCAGAATTATGGGGAGAAAGTGCTCATTCAG TTTGAAGACTTTGCAAATCATAATGCATTTGACCTCCTTGCAAAGTACGGAACTAGCCACCTTGTTTTCAATGATGACATACAG GGAACAGCATCTGTGGTCCTCGCAGGGCTCATGGCAGCATTGCAATTGGTTGGAGGAACCTTGTCTGAACATACATTCTTATTCCTTGGAGCAGGGGAG GCTGGAACAGGTATAGCAGAACTCATAGCTCTTGAAATGTCAAAGCAG ACTGGAATCCCTCTAGAAGAGACTCGTAAGAAAATTTGGATGTTGGATTCTAAG GGGCTGATTGTTAATTCTCGCATGGAGTCGCTTCAACATTTTAAGAGGCCCTGGGCACATGACCACGAACCAGTAAAAGATCTGGTGAATGCTGTCAAG TCAATTAAGCCAACAGTTTTGATTGGGTCTTCTGGAGCTGGGAGAACATTTACTAAAGAAGTTGTACAAGCTATGGCAACATTCAATGAG AAACCAATTATTTTTGCCCTCTCCAATCCAACGTCACAGTCTGAATGTACTGCTGAAGAAGCTTATACCTGGAGTGAG GGGCGAGCCATTTTTGCTAGCGGGAGTCCGTTTGCCCCAGTTGAGTACAACGGGAAGATCTACGCGTCCGGTCAG GCAAATAATGCATATATCTTCCCTGGGTTTGGTCTAGGACTGATAATTTCTGGTGCAATTCGTGTCCATGATGACATGCTCCTGGCAGCCT CGGAAGCTTTAGCAGAGCAAGTTAGTCAAGAGAACTTTGAGAAGG